The genome window GGCGCGGAACCGGCCGCCGCCCAGCTCGAAGCCGGCGTCGATGTCGAGGCAGACCCGGATCGGGTTCGGGAGCCGGAGGCCCTCGATCAGGTCGAGGTGCTCCCGGGAGTCGACCATCACGGTGATCTCCCGGGCGGCGTGCTCGTCGGAGCCCAGGGCCCGCAGCGCGGCCCGGTCCGCGGTGGGGTAGGCGACCAGCACGTCGCGGAACCCGGTGGACACCAGCCACAGCGCCTCGGGGAGGGTGAACGCCATGATCCCGGAGAAGCCGTCCATGGCGAGCACCCGTTCCAGCACGGCCCGGCAGCGGATCGACTTGCTCGCCACCCGGATCGGCTTGCCGCGCGCCCGCCGTACCATGCCGGCGGCGTTGGCCCGCAGCGCGTCCAGGTCGATCACGGCGAAGGGCGGTTCCAGATCGGCCGTCGCCCGGTCGAGGCGCTCTCGGACGTCCATGCCCGAAGCCTACTGCCGGCGGCCCGGAAAATCATGAGGGTCGTTCATCTCTGGCCCATCACCCCGGGTGGGCTCGCGGCAAGCCATCCGTCACCGCGATGCATTCGGCGAGGACCTGCACGGTCCGCTCATCACCCCTGGAGGGATCCCCGCCCAGCGAGCGCGCGGACGCCGGCGATCGGCCGTGCCTGAGCCGGCTCGACCACGGCCGGAGCGTCGAGCGGGCCGCGGCCGCTCCGGGTGCCCCGCCGCGCCGCGGGGCAAAATCTTGGGTTCGATCCGCCCATGATCGCGCAAGCGGGCGGCCGATCCGCCCATGGCGCGCGCCGGCCGTGTACGGATGGTTCCTGATCGCATGGAGGAGCCTGAGCGGTGCGAGGTGAACGGCTGGTGAGCATGGTCCAGGACATCTTCGGCGGGGTGCGCGCCGGGGAGGGTCTCGGACGCGGGAAGCCCGCGGCGAGCGGCACCGCGGTGGAGCGGCCGGCGGAGCCGCGCCCGGACGACCGGGCGGGCAGGCGCGCCGCGGCCGCACTCCGGCCGGTCCGGAGGCTCGCCGCCACCGCGGTGGCGGCGGCGCTCGCGGTCACCGGCTCGGCCCTCACCTTCGAGATCGCCGGGCTGCTCGCCGGATCGCCGGTCGCGGACTGGGGGCTCCACCGGGCCGCGGGGGCCGCGTTCGGGGACTCCGCGGTCGCCTGCGCCGCGATCTTCATGATCCTCGCGGGGATGGGGCTGCTCGCCCTCGCGCTGCTCCCGGGGCGGCCCCGC of Thermobispora bispora DSM 43833 contains these proteins:
- a CDS encoding DUF6286 domain-containing protein, coding for MRGERLVSMVQDIFGGVRAGEGLGRGKPAASGTAVERPAEPRPDDRAGRRAAAALRPVRRLAATAVAAALAVTGSALTFEIAGLLAGSPVADWGLHRAAGAAFGDSAVACAAIFMILAGMGLLALALLPGRPRLVPLARGDERTVIGLTRAGLRRTLAAAAGSVDGVRRARVRILARRIEVGVVVGDRPIGPVLHEVGAAVGGLLSALRVSFTREVVVRLCRRNG